The following coding sequences are from one Novosphingobium sp. Gsoil 351 window:
- a CDS encoding DUF885 family protein, with protein sequence MTSAAKLDSLAARFWDFISEEVPFNAFLAGEAGDAVTLFRESPADHDRRAARARAFLTELDDLDLDALEGQPRATGELLRFELGNIIEAHSLMSHLRPSLLPVGPEFNTVFLAQQAHIADPSAAELWVKRVAALPAFLDDIAACLKEGLARGIRFPRAVIEPAVANVRRTAALDPDASPWLAVFERSPVRDEPAVRTARERARTIVAERLQPAFERYAALIEGPIATAARETISCTDAPAGEAFYDFWVRRFTTTGMTAREVHDFGVAEVARLEAEAEAIAADAGYDDARAYRAHLVSDTTFILADANALRERAEIVCKRIDARIPNFFGRIPRVTYGVESMSAAMSVSMPPAYAQPSPSGGSVAGKFWITGLPERLPTYFLPAFAIHEAWPGHLMHIGLMAELDELPAFRRHGAVNYTACIEGWALYCEQLGHEFGIYTTSAELYGRLEGELWRACRLVVDTGIHALGWTRGAAIDYLAARLTLPRATIEQEVDRYIALPGQALAYQIGGAKILSLRRRAEARLGSRFAHRAFHDTVTTAGAVTLPVLERLVEAWLETA encoded by the coding sequence ATGACGTCGGCAGCCAAGCTCGATTCGCTCGCCGCGCGGTTCTGGGACTTCATTAGCGAGGAGGTGCCGTTCAACGCCTTTCTTGCAGGCGAGGCCGGGGATGCGGTCACGCTGTTCCGGGAAAGCCCCGCCGATCACGACCGCCGCGCTGCGCGGGCGCGGGCCTTTCTCACCGAGCTCGACGACCTCGACCTGGATGCGCTCGAGGGCCAGCCCCGCGCCACCGGCGAGCTGCTGCGCTTCGAACTCGGCAACATCATCGAAGCGCATTCGCTCATGTCGCACCTGCGGCCCTCACTCTTGCCGGTGGGCCCGGAATTCAACACCGTCTTCCTCGCCCAGCAGGCGCACATCGCCGACCCCAGCGCCGCCGAGCTTTGGGTCAAGCGTGTCGCCGCGCTGCCGGCCTTCCTCGACGACATCGCCGCCTGCCTGAAGGAAGGGCTGGCGCGGGGCATCCGCTTTCCGCGCGCTGTGATCGAGCCCGCGGTCGCCAACGTGCGCCGCACCGCCGCCCTCGACCCTGACGCCAGTCCCTGGCTTGCAGTGTTCGAGCGCAGTCCAGTGCGTGACGAGCCCGCGGTACGAACGGCGCGCGAGCGCGCCCGGACAATCGTTGCCGAGCGCCTCCAGCCTGCCTTCGAGCGCTACGCGGCCTTGATAGAGGGCCCGATCGCCACCGCGGCGCGTGAGACAATCTCCTGCACCGACGCCCCCGCCGGCGAGGCGTTTTACGACTTCTGGGTGCGACGTTTCACCACCACCGGAATGACCGCGCGCGAAGTCCACGATTTCGGCGTGGCCGAAGTCGCCCGGCTCGAGGCCGAGGCTGAGGCGATCGCCGCCGACGCCGGCTACGACGATGCCAGGGCCTATCGCGCGCACTTGGTGTCGGACACAACCTTCATCCTGGCCGACGCCAACGCGCTGCGTGAGCGTGCCGAGATCGTCTGCAAACGCATCGACGCGCGCATCCCCAATTTCTTCGGCCGAATTCCGCGGGTGACCTACGGCGTCGAGAGCATGAGCGCGGCGATGTCGGTGAGCATGCCGCCCGCTTATGCCCAGCCCTCGCCCTCGGGCGGCAGCGTCGCCGGAAAGTTCTGGATCACCGGCCTGCCCGAGCGGTTGCCGACCTATTTCCTTCCCGCTTTCGCGATCCACGAGGCTTGGCCGGGGCACCTCATGCATATCGGTCTGATGGCCGAACTCGACGAACTCCCTGCCTTCCGCCGTCATGGCGCGGTCAACTACACCGCGTGTATCGAAGGCTGGGCGCTCTACTGCGAGCAGTTGGGCCACGAGTTCGGGATCTATACCACGTCTGCCGAGCTTTATGGCCGCCTGGAAGGCGAGTTGTGGCGTGCCTGCCGCCTGGTAGTCGATACCGGCATCCACGCGCTCGGTTGGACGCGCGGGGCGGCGATCGATTATCTTGCAGCGCGGCTGACGCTGCCGCGCGCGACGATCGAGCAGGAAGTCGATCGCTATATCGCGCTTCCCGGTCAGGCACTCGCCTACCAGATCGGCGGGGCCAAGATCCTTTCGCTCCGCAGGCGCGCCGAAGCGCGCCTGGGAAGCCGCTTTGCGCACCGTGCTTTCCACGAC
- a CDS encoding FAD-binding oxidoreductase yields MRDRRGAGACRRDCPTPSRRVVAVQRDWVSLWSFHDGLHPYTTVSYPGTKHYPLASHICAESGQYLEPCPVSETADVVIAGAGIIGLCAALQIARRSTARVLVLEKGRGLGEGSTGASSAVCRAKYSRDETVILARDGIAAYRHWKEFLSLSDPLATLHELGVVWLSDGRAGWPQTEAERMRRLGVAAEAVDDSALAERYPALNPCAIAPDLETGETHSCGRGGHHLIETLGGYVDPVDALADLLRAVRQLGVEVRFNSKVTGVEKRNGAIHGIVLESGARIGCGALVTTNGPWCNDLFVAAGLHSKWPLVPTRIQVVHLDRPSSVKGEVPVCADPVGGIYFRPQNRGQQLLVGSVMEEDEQEEVADPDHFDRGIDDDFLREKVHLLQHRVRGLDVIRGLRGYSGLYTTNPIDVHPVVGKTPIPGLYVANGFSGHGFKMAPAISSLIAQAVTGQRISGDTMVSPGYLAFDRTPIAVASRNVLA; encoded by the coding sequence ATGCGTGATCGTCGGGGCGCAGGGGCATGCAGGCGTGATTGTCCCACACCAAGCCGCCGCGTCGTCGCAGTGCAGAGAGACTGGGTGTCATTGTGGTCCTTTCATGATGGGTTGCATCCATACACTACTGTATCGTATCCGGGCACCAAGCACTACCCGCTCGCTTCCCACATCTGTGCGGAGAGCGGGCAATACTTGGAACCATGTCCAGTGAGCGAAACTGCAGACGTTGTCATCGCGGGCGCCGGCATCATCGGGTTATGCGCGGCGTTGCAGATTGCCCGACGCAGCACGGCCCGAGTCCTCGTTCTGGAAAAAGGCAGGGGCCTCGGTGAGGGCAGCACCGGGGCCTCGTCTGCAGTGTGCCGGGCGAAGTATTCGCGCGACGAGACGGTGATCCTCGCGCGCGATGGGATCGCCGCCTACCGGCATTGGAAGGAGTTCCTCAGCCTCTCCGACCCCCTCGCCACGCTGCACGAGCTTGGCGTGGTGTGGCTGAGCGACGGCCGCGCAGGTTGGCCACAGACCGAGGCCGAGCGGATGCGGCGTTTGGGTGTCGCGGCCGAGGCGGTCGACGACAGCGCGCTCGCTGAGCGCTATCCCGCGCTCAACCCATGCGCCATCGCTCCCGATCTTGAAACCGGCGAGACCCATTCGTGTGGTCGGGGGGGACACCACCTCATTGAGACTCTTGGCGGTTATGTCGATCCGGTCGATGCGCTCGCCGATCTTCTCCGCGCGGTCCGCCAATTGGGTGTCGAAGTGCGCTTCAACAGCAAGGTTACTGGGGTAGAGAAGCGGAATGGCGCAATTCATGGGATAGTACTCGAGAGTGGTGCAAGGATCGGCTGCGGCGCACTCGTCACTACCAATGGTCCGTGGTGCAACGACCTGTTCGTTGCCGCCGGTCTCCATAGCAAGTGGCCCCTGGTGCCGACACGTATCCAGGTCGTCCATTTGGATCGGCCTTCAAGCGTGAAAGGCGAAGTTCCGGTCTGCGCGGATCCTGTGGGAGGAATCTATTTCCGTCCGCAGAACCGAGGCCAGCAACTGCTCGTCGGCTCGGTCATGGAAGAGGACGAGCAGGAAGAAGTTGCCGATCCCGATCACTTCGACCGGGGCATTGACGACGATTTCCTCCGCGAGAAGGTCCACCTGCTGCAACACCGCGTGCGCGGCCTCGACGTCATCCGCGGTCTGCGCGGCTATAGTGGACTTTACACCACCAATCCCATCGACGTGCACCCGGTAGTTGGCAAAACACCCATTCCTGGCCTGTATGTCGCTAATGGCTTCAGCGGCCACGGCTTCAAAATGGCGCCGGCGATCAGCTCGCTCATAGCTCAGGCGGTGACAGGGCAGCGGATTTCGGGCGATACCATGGTGTCGCCTGGATACCTGGCCTTTGATCGAACTCCAATCGCGGTGGCTTCGCGCAACGTGCTCGCTTAG
- a CDS encoding MFS transporter has protein sequence MDETGTGMNHGESEEWLSARPNWRRWGWYGLGVVVLASIVGSVNRGLIALIAEPMKQSMALSDSEIGLLTGLALTFVTAIATYPVGWIADRFDRRWLLAGCILIWTVATVGFGFATSFRGLFLCAMGIAAGEAVLGPVTYSMIPDLFPKERWVAANFVFVTATLLGTYLGMALGGSLFGWVAANAAVLPGFVAGLEPWRATIVLSALTGPPLAGMVFVMRLVRMTPPHAKSAQSGVAAYFRENARTTVGIFFGFGLSYAAFGAQAQWNAVILQRLFKETPAQIGQFLGVFGAAAAVAGVCLAWLAVRSLRARHGDETPMLVARLALLCALVVSLPIPFASKAWHFYAVILAKIGFTFMANSLSPTVLQLMSPSPIRGRVVALGGMVTIVAASFMPWLVGLLSDHVFTGPRGIILAMAAVAIPGLAGGLLALHWGSRTLGETIARAQAREVHP, from the coding sequence TTGGATGAAACGGGGACCGGAATGAACCACGGCGAAAGTGAGGAATGGCTGTCGGCGCGCCCGAATTGGCGGCGGTGGGGCTGGTATGGCTTGGGCGTAGTGGTGCTCGCCTCGATCGTGGGCTCGGTGAACCGGGGGCTGATCGCGTTGATCGCCGAGCCCATGAAGCAGAGCATGGCTCTGAGCGATTCCGAAATCGGGCTGCTTACCGGGCTAGCGCTGACGTTCGTGACCGCCATCGCGACTTATCCGGTCGGCTGGATCGCCGATCGGTTCGACCGCCGCTGGCTCTTGGCCGGTTGCATTCTCATCTGGACGGTGGCGACGGTTGGCTTCGGCTTCGCCACCAGTTTCCGCGGCTTGTTTCTCTGCGCGATGGGCATTGCGGCGGGGGAAGCGGTGTTAGGCCCGGTCACGTATTCAATGATCCCCGACCTCTTTCCGAAGGAGCGGTGGGTGGCGGCGAACTTCGTGTTCGTGACCGCGACCCTGCTCGGCACTTACCTCGGAATGGCGCTGGGCGGATCGCTGTTCGGGTGGGTGGCCGCCAACGCCGCCGTGCTGCCCGGCTTCGTGGCCGGGCTCGAGCCGTGGCGGGCAACCATCGTGCTCAGCGCGCTGACGGGACCGCCACTGGCGGGGATGGTCTTCGTCATGCGCCTGGTGCGGATGACCCCGCCGCACGCAAAGTCCGCGCAAAGCGGCGTCGCCGCTTATTTCCGTGAGAACGCGCGCACCACGGTCGGCATATTCTTCGGGTTTGGGCTTAGCTACGCCGCGTTCGGCGCGCAGGCGCAATGGAACGCGGTAATTCTCCAGCGTCTGTTCAAGGAAACGCCGGCCCAAATCGGCCAGTTCCTGGGGGTGTTCGGCGCGGCAGCTGCGGTCGCCGGGGTCTGCCTTGCCTGGCTCGCTGTCAGGTCGCTCCGCGCGCGTCACGGCGACGAGACGCCAATGCTGGTCGCGCGCCTCGCGCTGCTGTGCGCCCTCGTCGTGTCGCTGCCGATCCCGTTCGCGAGCAAGGCGTGGCACTTCTACGCGGTGATCCTCGCCAAGATTGGCTTCACCTTCATGGCCAACTCGCTGTCGCCTACCGTGCTCCAGCTCATGTCGCCATCGCCGATACGCGGCCGGGTGGTGGCGCTGGGCGGCATGGTCACGATCGTCGCAGCGTCGTTCATGCCTTGGCTCGTCGGGCTGCTCTCGGACCATGTCTTCACCGGCCCGCGCGGCATAATCCTGGCGATGGCAGCCGTGGCGATCCCCGGCCTCGCGGGCGGGTTGCTGGCGTTGCACTGGGGGTCGCGCACCCTGGGCGAAACGATCGCGCGCGCGCAGGCGCGGGAAGTACACCCCTGA
- a CDS encoding alpha/beta fold hydrolase codes for MPNWLLRLLAPEWSGSVVGLILVGIGLLGSGAWLMLAACGTLIVTGNIVHLVRFAASRRRCPAPGKLVDVGCTRVHVLAEGAATDHLPIVMFGGGHAPGAAMAHLHRTLRELTRSILIDRPGTGWSDTGPFPRSTAREAQEMIAALDRAGETGPFVLVGYSFGGLLAANIARRYPEKVVRLVLLDATPLETVLLGPRLGSLRAMRLRTLASAAWRAVGRHADLDEKASEANPAHAEGRRAFVEALGGDLDAMRSIEIGVGAQLANYSIYRELDPDQIPRIAWETVVYDGDLGDMELWLVAPGDAGEVTAEREVGSAADGDAARMINFYARSRERYLAASSRSRRVVAPPGSTHQFVYTHADFVIGTLSEAVRR; via the coding sequence ATGCCGAACTGGCTGCTGCGTCTGCTCGCGCCCGAATGGTCGGGCAGCGTCGTCGGTCTCATCCTGGTCGGCATCGGTCTGTTAGGCAGCGGCGCTTGGCTGATGCTTGCGGCCTGTGGTACGCTGATCGTGACAGGCAATATCGTCCACCTCGTCCGGTTCGCCGCGTCGCGGCGCCGGTGCCCTGCGCCGGGGAAGCTGGTCGACGTCGGCTGCACCCGCGTTCATGTCCTCGCCGAAGGTGCCGCAACCGACCACTTGCCGATCGTGATGTTCGGGGGCGGCCACGCTCCCGGGGCGGCGATGGCGCATCTCCATCGCACGCTGCGAGAATTGACGCGCTCGATCCTGATCGACCGTCCGGGAACCGGCTGGAGCGACACCGGCCCGTTTCCGCGAAGCACGGCGCGTGAAGCCCAGGAAATGATCGCGGCGCTCGACCGCGCCGGCGAGACTGGACCCTTCGTATTGGTCGGCTATTCGTTCGGCGGCCTTCTCGCCGCCAATATCGCTCGCCGCTATCCGGAAAAGGTCGTGCGGCTGGTGCTGCTCGATGCGACGCCGCTCGAGACGGTGTTGCTGGGGCCCCGGCTCGGCTCGCTGCGCGCGATGCGGTTGCGAACGCTTGCCTCGGCTGCATGGCGCGCGGTCGGGCGACACGCGGACCTGGACGAAAAGGCGAGCGAGGCCAATCCCGCGCACGCGGAGGGACGTCGCGCGTTCGTCGAGGCCCTGGGCGGCGATTTGGACGCGATGCGCTCGATCGAAATCGGCGTGGGCGCGCAGCTCGCCAACTACTCCATCTACCGCGAACTCGATCCCGACCAGATTCCGCGGATCGCCTGGGAAACCGTGGTCTACGACGGCGATCTCGGCGACATGGAACTATGGCTGGTCGCGCCGGGCGACGCTGGCGAAGTTACCGCCGAAAGGGAAGTGGGCAGCGCTGCGGACGGCGATGCAGCGCGGATGATCAATTTTTACGCCAGGTCACGCGAACGCTATCTGGCGGCGTCGAGCCGCAGCCGTCGCGTCGTTGCCCCGCCGGGCAGCACCCACCAGTTTGTCTACACCCATGCCGATTTCGTGATCGGCACGCTGAGCGAGGCGGTGCGCCGCTGA
- a CDS encoding TetR/AcrR family transcriptional regulator, whose product MPGLAHAAPALEEKTGIMADAKPRLTRDDWVKASRRLLVQSGIEEVKVDVLAKRLKVTRGSFYWHFKNRKDLLDALLQSWRDHKEHELSLVEARWPDGGAIEVARVWLSEEASYPRFDMAVRFWGWKTKAVAKIIRDVDDRWIAFFASRFRAEGQSETESFIRARVLYLHQIGYWASGIDEPLSQRLEYMPYYNYVLTGARDPHAAVGGAEPRKSNR is encoded by the coding sequence ATGCCTGGGCTGGCCCATGCAGCCCCCGCATTGGAGGAGAAGACCGGGATCATGGCGGACGCGAAGCCGCGATTGACGCGCGACGATTGGGTCAAGGCGTCGCGGCGACTGCTCGTGCAGTCCGGCATCGAGGAAGTGAAGGTCGATGTCCTGGCCAAGCGGCTCAAGGTGACCCGCGGCAGCTTCTACTGGCACTTCAAGAACCGCAAGGATCTGCTCGACGCGCTGCTCCAGAGCTGGCGCGATCACAAGGAGCACGAGCTTTCATTGGTCGAGGCACGCTGGCCCGATGGCGGCGCGATTGAGGTCGCGCGCGTTTGGCTCAGCGAAGAAGCGAGCTATCCCCGCTTCGACATGGCAGTGCGCTTCTGGGGGTGGAAAACCAAAGCCGTGGCCAAGATCATTCGCGATGTCGACGATCGCTGGATCGCTTTCTTCGCCAGCCGCTTCCGCGCGGAGGGCCAGTCCGAGACCGAAAGCTTCATCCGGGCGCGAGTGCTCTACCTTCATCAGATCGGCTACTGGGCCTCGGGCATCGACGAGCCGCTGAGCCAGCGGCTCGAGTACATGCCATATTACAACTACGTCCTGACCGGCGCCCGCGATCCGCACGCTGCTGTCGGCGGTGCAGAGCCGCGCAAGTCGAACCGTTAG
- a CDS encoding TonB-dependent receptor → MKRNIAAMGGSTLTLALSCLAMPAAAQTASAENEVTGGEIIVTAQRREERLLDVPISVSAFTSEDIANRGVTSLNDLQASVPGLRLVDIGPGSQRIQLRGISQYLGLPTVGNYIDEFSINPEGASGVAEVRLLDLERIEVLRGPQPALYGEGSMGGTIRYVTASPDLTRFSGSGLAEVSVVRDGSTGYRGEAVLNLPLATDTAGLRVAAAHERLPGWTDGVLGKNLNDQDITTLRAKLLVRPDDALSISLLGLYHNSEQDVKSYSLADRTTEQTVPSAAKQDYYLGNLVVSYDLGPVTLLSSTGYLNQDSRSIDDSVKFYNQLFGAPLLVNAVTDARGKFIRWAQEARLSSNGEGPLRYLLGASYSDAKVRGNIVGGGVSAIPGLAPEQLGVVFVFPSRITSKVLALFGSVSYDIADNLTVDLGGRYFRDRRSQTSAFALSGSPVLPAPLRATFDSFNPRVNISLKTGSSGIVYANAAKGFRSGGFNPATVLPATFGPEKLWSYELGTRQSLIGNQLLVEAAVYYNDYKNIQATLINNPTLTGTQNAGKARGPGVDLTFIARPVRDFSVTGTLGWNKVEYKTLSPDRLPGDPLDLVPQWTWSASVDYLPQLNDRVGLIFHADAGFTDAAQITLRNFAALGLDPIERSQSRVVANLRGGVSFGGLEVYAFANNLFDENRIINPSFGAFFEEIRTRPRTLGVGVKGSF, encoded by the coding sequence ATGAAGCGCAATATTGCGGCGATGGGCGGTTCCACACTGACGCTGGCCTTGTCTTGCCTGGCCATGCCGGCCGCGGCGCAGACGGCCTCTGCTGAAAATGAAGTGACAGGCGGCGAGATCATCGTCACCGCGCAGCGCCGCGAAGAGCGCCTGCTCGACGTGCCGATCTCGGTCTCGGCTTTCACCAGCGAGGATATCGCGAACCGCGGGGTGACCTCGCTCAACGACCTGCAGGCGTCGGTACCGGGCCTGCGCCTCGTCGACATCGGCCCGGGTTCGCAGCGGATCCAGCTTCGCGGTATCTCGCAATATCTCGGCCTGCCTACGGTCGGCAACTACATCGATGAGTTCTCGATCAATCCCGAGGGCGCTTCGGGCGTCGCGGAAGTGCGGCTGCTCGATCTCGAACGCATCGAAGTGCTGCGCGGGCCGCAGCCTGCGCTGTATGGCGAGGGGTCGATGGGCGGCACGATCCGCTACGTTACCGCCTCGCCCGACCTGACCCGCTTCAGCGGTTCGGGGCTGGCCGAAGTCAGCGTCGTGCGCGACGGTTCGACCGGCTATCGCGGCGAGGCCGTGCTGAACCTGCCGCTGGCGACCGACACTGCGGGCCTGCGTGTAGCCGCGGCGCACGAACGGCTGCCGGGGTGGACCGATGGCGTTCTTGGCAAGAACCTCAACGACCAGGACATCACGACGCTGCGCGCCAAGCTGCTGGTACGGCCGGACGACGCGCTCAGCATTTCGCTTCTGGGGCTTTACCACAACTCCGAACAGGACGTGAAAAGCTACTCGCTGGCCGATCGTACGACCGAACAGACAGTGCCGTCGGCCGCCAAACAGGACTACTATCTCGGCAATCTGGTCGTCAGCTACGATCTCGGGCCAGTCACGCTGCTCAGCTCCACCGGCTATCTCAACCAAGATAGCCGAAGCATCGACGACTCGGTGAAGTTCTACAACCAACTGTTTGGCGCGCCGCTGCTGGTCAATGCCGTCACCGACGCACGCGGCAAGTTCATTCGCTGGGCTCAGGAAGCAAGGCTTTCGTCAAATGGCGAGGGGCCGCTGCGTTACCTTCTCGGCGCGAGCTATTCCGACGCCAAGGTGCGGGGCAATATCGTCGGCGGCGGCGTTTCTGCGATCCCGGGTCTCGCCCCCGAGCAGCTGGGTGTCGTGTTCGTCTTCCCCAGCCGGATCACGTCCAAAGTACTCGCGCTGTTCGGAAGCGTCAGCTACGATATCGCCGACAACCTCACGGTCGATCTTGGCGGACGTTACTTCAGAGATCGGCGCTCCCAGACGAGCGCGTTTGCGCTGAGCGGATCACCGGTGTTGCCCGCCCCGCTGCGCGCGACCTTCGACAGCTTCAACCCGCGGGTCAACATCTCGCTCAAGACCGGCAGCAGCGGCATCGTTTACGCAAACGCGGCCAAGGGCTTCCGCAGCGGCGGCTTCAACCCTGCGACCGTGCTGCCCGCGACGTTTGGCCCCGAGAAGCTGTGGAGCTACGAACTCGGTACCCGTCAGAGCTTGATCGGCAACCAGCTGCTGGTCGAGGCGGCGGTCTACTACAATGACTACAAGAACATTCAGGCGACGCTGATCAACAACCCGACCCTGACCGGCACGCAGAATGCCGGCAAGGCGCGGGGCCCCGGGGTCGACCTTACTTTCATCGCGCGGCCGGTCAGGGACTTTAGCGTGACTGGCACGCTCGGCTGGAACAAAGTCGAGTACAAGACGCTGTCGCCCGACCGCTTGCCGGGGGATCCGCTCGATCTCGTTCCGCAATGGACCTGGTCGGCATCGGTCGACTACTTGCCCCAGCTCAATGACAGGGTGGGTCTGATCTTCCACGCCGACGCGGGGTTCACCGACGCCGCGCAGATCACGCTGCGCAATTTTGCGGCGCTCGGTCTAGACCCCATCGAGCGCTCGCAGTCGCGCGTCGTCGCCAATCTGCGGGGCGGGGTGAGCTTCGGCGGTCTCGAGGTCTACGCCTTCGCCAACAATCTGTTCGACGAGAACCGGATCATCAATCCCAGCTTTGGTGCATTCTTCGAGGAAATCCGCACGCGACCGCGCACGCTCGGGGTAGGCGTCAAGGGAAGCTTCTAA